Proteins from a single region of Bradyrhizobium diazoefficiens:
- a CDS encoding M20/M25/M40 family metallo-hydrolase, producing MNPANLPFDSEAMLEGLRTWVECESPTWDAGAVNRMLDIAARDMAIMGATIERIAGRQGFGGVIRARFPHPRQGEPGILIAGHMDTVHPVGTIEELKWRRDGNKCYGPGIYDMKGGNYLSLEAIRQLARASFTTPLPITVLFTPDEEVGTPSTRDIIEAEAARNKYVLVPEPGRADNGVTTGRYAIARFNLETTGRPSHAGATLSAGRSAIREMARQILAIDAMTTEDCTFSVGVVHGGQWVNCVATTATGEALSMAKRQADLDHGVERMLALSGTANDVTFKVTRGVTRPVWEPDAGTMALYEKARGIAKSLGAELPHASSGGGSDGNFTGAMGIPTLDGLGVGGGNGHTLEEYIEVESLVERGRLMAGLLATLE from the coding sequence ATGAATCCAGCCAATCTTCCCTTCGATTCAGAGGCCATGCTCGAAGGCCTGCGTACCTGGGTGGAATGCGAAAGCCCGACCTGGGACGCAGGCGCGGTCAACCGCATGCTCGATATCGCAGCGCGGGATATGGCGATCATGGGTGCGACCATCGAGCGCATCGCCGGCCGACAGGGTTTTGGCGGCGTCATCCGCGCGCGCTTCCCGCATCCCAGGCAAGGCGAGCCGGGCATCCTGATCGCCGGCCACATGGATACCGTCCATCCGGTCGGCACCATCGAGGAACTGAAATGGCGGCGGGACGGCAACAAATGCTACGGCCCAGGCATCTACGACATGAAGGGCGGTAATTATCTCTCGCTGGAAGCCATCCGGCAGCTCGCGCGCGCGTCCTTCACTACGCCGCTGCCGATCACCGTATTGTTCACACCAGACGAGGAGGTCGGCACGCCCTCGACGCGCGACATCATCGAGGCGGAAGCGGCGCGCAACAAATATGTGCTGGTGCCCGAGCCCGGCCGCGCCGACAATGGCGTCACCACCGGACGTTACGCCATCGCGCGCTTCAATTTGGAGACGACGGGACGGCCGAGCCACGCGGGCGCGACGCTGTCCGCAGGGCGCTCGGCCATCCGCGAGATGGCGCGGCAGATTCTCGCGATCGACGCGATGACGACGGAGGACTGCACCTTCTCGGTCGGCGTCGTGCACGGCGGCCAATGGGTCAACTGCGTCGCGACCACCGCCACAGGCGAGGCGCTGTCCATGGCCAAGCGCCAAGCCGATCTCGACCACGGTGTCGAGCGGATGCTGGCACTGTCAGGCACCGCCAACGACGTCACCTTCAAGGTGACGCGCGGCGTGACGCGGCCAGTATGGGAGCCGGATGCCGGCACCATGGCGCTCTATGAAAAAGCGCGGGGCATCGCCAAATCTCTCGGCGCGGAATTACCGCATGCGAGCTCCGGCGGCGGCTCCGACGGCAACTTTACCGGAGCGATGGGCATCCCGACGCTCGACGGCCTGGGCGTGGGTGGCGGCAATGGCCACACGTTAGAGGAGTATATCGAGGTCGAGAGCCTGGTCGAACGCGGCCGCCTGATGGCGGGGCTGCTGGCGACGCTGGAATGA
- a CDS encoding ABC transporter permease, with protein sequence MLGYLLRRILAAVPVMGVVALFVFLLLRLTPGDPAAILAGDNATPERLERIRASLGLNEPLIVQFITWVNKLLHGDLGTSLISNLPVMKMIGQRVEPSISIALSTIILAVIVAVPLGVIAAWKHGTWIDRFVMGLSVLGFSVPVFVVGYVLIEVFAINLRWVPVQGFKSISAGFGPFLERIILPTCALSFIYIALIARMTRAAMLDVLGEDYVRTARAKGINEVAVMMRHALRNAAVPVITVIGTGFALLISGVVVTESVFNIPGIGRLTVDAVLARDYPVIQAMILLTSLIYVVVNLLIDVAYTLLDPRIRY encoded by the coding sequence TTGCTCGGATATCTCCTTCGCCGAATCCTCGCCGCGGTGCCCGTGATGGGCGTCGTCGCGCTGTTCGTGTTCCTCCTGCTCCGCCTCACCCCCGGCGATCCCGCCGCGATCCTCGCCGGCGACAACGCGACGCCGGAGCGGCTGGAACGGATACGCGCCTCACTCGGCCTCAACGAGCCGCTGATCGTGCAGTTCATCACCTGGGTGAACAAGCTCTTGCATGGCGACCTCGGAACGTCGCTGATCTCCAACCTGCCGGTCATGAAGATGATCGGCCAGCGCGTCGAGCCGTCGATCTCGATCGCGCTCTCGACCATCATCCTCGCCGTGATCGTCGCGGTGCCCCTCGGCGTGATCGCGGCGTGGAAGCACGGGACCTGGATCGATCGCTTCGTGATGGGCCTGTCCGTCCTCGGCTTCTCGGTGCCGGTGTTCGTGGTCGGCTACGTCCTGATCGAAGTGTTTGCGATCAACCTGCGCTGGGTGCCGGTACAGGGCTTCAAGAGCATCTCGGCCGGCTTCGGGCCGTTCTTGGAGCGCATCATCCTGCCGACCTGCGCGTTGTCCTTCATCTATATCGCGCTGATCGCCCGCATGACGCGTGCGGCCATGCTCGACGTGCTCGGCGAAGATTACGTGCGAACGGCGCGAGCCAAGGGCATTAACGAGGTTGCGGTGATGATGCGGCATGCGCTCCGCAACGCCGCCGTCCCCGTGATCACCGTGATCGGCACCGGCTTTGCCCTTTTGATCTCCGGCGTCGTCGTCACCGAGAGCGTATTCAACATCCCCGGCATCGGCCGTCTCACCGTGGATGCCGTGCTGGCGCGCGACTATCCAGTGATCCAGGCGATGATCCTGCTGACCTCGCTGATCTACGTCGTCGTCAATCTCCTGATCGACGTTGCCTACACGCTGCTCGATCCCCGGATCCGGTACTAG
- a CDS encoding ABC transporter permease, with protein sequence MTIDSLPQSSIPITSPLRPRFGFLTSTPIIAAATILLALIVLISIVAPLIAPHDPIQLAPSQRLKPSSMQFLLGTDAYGRDLLSRVIYGGRISLLIGIGSAIFSVVIGLAIGLVSGFFKLVDSVLMRVMDGLMAMPSILLAIAVVSLSGASIWTVLIAITIPEVPRVARLVRSVVLSAREEPYVEAAISVGSGLPKIMWRHLMPNTIAPLIVQGTYVCASAILTEAILSFLGAGISPETPTWGNIMAEGRQYFQIKPTLIFWPGLLLSIAILSINLIGDAARDALDPRMKQREGK encoded by the coding sequence ATGACGATCGATAGCCTTCCCCAGTCCTCGATTCCGATCACGTCGCCCTTGCGGCCGCGCTTCGGCTTCCTCACCTCGACGCCGATCATTGCGGCAGCCACGATCCTGCTCGCGCTGATCGTGCTGATCTCGATCGTCGCACCGCTGATCGCACCGCATGATCCGATCCAGCTCGCGCCGTCCCAACGGCTCAAGCCCTCCTCAATGCAATTCCTGCTCGGCACCGACGCCTACGGCCGCGATCTGCTCTCGCGCGTCATCTATGGCGGCCGCATCTCGCTTTTGATCGGCATCGGCTCGGCGATCTTCTCGGTCGTTATCGGCCTCGCGATCGGCCTCGTCTCCGGCTTCTTCAAGCTGGTCGATTCCGTGCTGATGCGCGTCATGGACGGCCTGATGGCGATGCCGAGCATTTTGCTCGCGATTGCCGTGGTGTCGCTGTCCGGCGCCAGCATCTGGACCGTGCTGATCGCGATCACCATTCCCGAGGTCCCGCGCGTGGCGCGACTGGTGCGTTCGGTCGTGCTGTCCGCGCGCGAAGAGCCTTATGTCGAGGCGGCGATCTCGGTCGGCTCCGGCCTGCCGAAAATCATGTGGCGGCATCTGATGCCGAACACGATCGCGCCGCTGATCGTCCAGGGCACCTATGTCTGTGCCTCCGCGATCCTCACTGAAGCCATCCTGTCCTTCCTCGGCGCCGGCATCTCGCCGGAGACGCCGACCTGGGGCAACATCATGGCCGAGGGCCGCCAGTATTTTCAGATCAAGCCGACGCTGATCTTCTGGCCGGGCCTGCTGCTCTCGATCGCCATCCTCAGCATCAACCTGATCGGCGACGCCGCCCGCGACGCCCTCGATCCCCGCATGAAGCAGCGGGAGGGTAAGTGA
- a CDS encoding ABC transporter ATP-binding protein gives MTNPILDINNLVVSVGKKPGGHKIIDGISIQVHERETLCLVGESGSGKSVTSLTTMGLLPKGTLVPTGGSVKLVGEEVLTATDRRLRQLRATKMAMIFQEPMTALNPVVPVGRQIDEVLCAHTDLDARARKKRILEMMEQVRLPQVERIFASYPHRLSGGQRQRIMIAMALVLEPKLLIADEPTTALDVTTQKQILTLIRDLQRDHGTAVLFITHDMGVVAEIADRVAVMRQGRLVETGTLDAILRNPTMEYTRNLLASVPSLVPRAARPETKEPVVLEANELSKIYKERAFFGKGREVVAADKVTLTLRKGRTLGIVGESGSGKSTVARCIVRLIDPTFGGVRLSGREISDISRRLLQPHRQKIQIVFQDPYRSLNPRVSVGESIAEGPINYGVSHTNAMKRARELLELVGLPADAVSRYPHQFSGGQRQRIAIARALALDPDVLVADEAVSALDVSVQAQVLELLDEIQKRLGIAILFITHDLRVAAQICDEVVVMQHGRVVEQGPAAEVLTHPKEAYTKALLDAAPGRGWDFANFRPVAEGVAATV, from the coding sequence GTGACCAACCCCATCCTCGACATCAACAACCTCGTCGTCTCCGTCGGCAAGAAGCCGGGCGGGCACAAGATCATCGACGGCATCTCGATCCAGGTCCACGAGCGCGAGACGCTGTGCCTCGTCGGCGAAAGCGGCTCGGGCAAGTCGGTGACCTCGCTCACCACGATGGGCCTGCTGCCCAAGGGCACGTTGGTGCCGACCGGCGGCAGCGTCAAACTGGTCGGCGAAGAGGTCCTCACCGCGACCGATCGCCGCCTGCGCCAGCTTCGCGCGACGAAGATGGCGATGATCTTCCAGGAGCCGATGACCGCGCTCAATCCGGTTGTCCCGGTCGGCCGCCAGATCGACGAAGTGTTGTGCGCCCACACCGATCTCGACGCCAGGGCGCGCAAGAAGCGCATCCTCGAGATGATGGAGCAGGTGCGCCTGCCCCAGGTCGAGCGCATCTTCGCTTCCTACCCGCACCGGCTCTCCGGCGGCCAGCGCCAGCGCATCATGATCGCGATGGCGCTGGTGCTCGAGCCGAAGCTGCTCATTGCCGACGAGCCGACCACCGCGCTCGACGTCACCACGCAGAAACAGATTCTGACGCTGATCCGCGATCTCCAGCGCGATCACGGCACCGCCGTGCTGTTCATCACCCATGACATGGGCGTGGTAGCGGAGATCGCCGACCGCGTGGCGGTGATGCGGCAAGGGCGCCTCGTCGAGACCGGCACACTCGATGCCATCCTGCGCAATCCAACCATGGAGTACACCCGCAACCTGCTCGCCTCAGTGCCGAGCCTTGTGCCGCGTGCGGCGCGGCCTGAAACGAAGGAACCGGTGGTACTCGAGGCCAACGAGCTCAGCAAGATCTACAAGGAGCGCGCATTCTTCGGCAAAGGTCGCGAGGTCGTCGCCGCCGATAAGGTGACGTTGACGCTGCGCAAGGGCCGCACGCTCGGCATCGTCGGCGAGAGCGGCTCGGGCAAGTCGACGGTGGCGCGCTGCATCGTGCGCCTGATCGACCCAACCTTCGGCGGCGTGCGCCTGTCCGGCCGCGAGATCTCGGACATTTCACGCCGCTTGCTCCAGCCGCACCGGCAAAAGATCCAGATCGTGTTCCAGGATCCCTACCGCTCGCTCAACCCGCGCGTCAGCGTCGGCGAGAGCATCGCCGAAGGTCCAATCAATTACGGCGTCTCGCATACCAATGCCATGAAGCGCGCCCGCGAGTTGCTGGAGCTGGTCGGCCTGCCGGCCGACGCCGTGTCGCGCTATCCGCACCAGTTCTCCGGCGGCCAGCGCCAGCGCATCGCCATTGCGCGTGCGCTCGCGCTCGATCCCGACGTGCTGGTCGCGGACGAAGCGGTCTCGGCGCTCGACGTCTCCGTGCAGGCGCAAGTGTTGGAACTGCTCGACGAGATCCAGAAGCGGCTCGGCATCGCCATCCTGTTCATCACCCACGATCTGCGCGTCGCAGCGCAAATTTGCGACGAGGTCGTGGTGATGCAGCATGGCCGCGTCGTCGAACAGGGTCCCGCCGCCGAAGTGCTGACGCATCCGAAGGAGGCCTACACGAAGGCGCTGCTGGATGCGGCACCGGGACGCGGCTGGGACTTTGCGAATTTCCGTCCGGTGGCGGAGGGTGTGGCGGCGACGGTGTAG
- a CDS encoding M81 family metallopeptidase: protein MTRIAVGGFLHETNTFAPTKATFADFQHGGGWPAMTEGADVLKVMRRINVGLAGFVDSTEANGWELVPTIACGASPSAHVTEDAFERIVKVMVDGIAAAGPIDAVYLDLHGAMVTEHLEDGEGEILARMRRVIGKDVPLVASLDLHANVTPEMIEHADALIAYRTYPHVDMAETGRAAARHLALLLKTKQRFAKAFRQLPFLIPISWQCTNDFPTKDIYEKLAALESDAVPTLSFAPGFPAADFRDCGPSVFAYGRTQADADFAAETIVKLIESHEYDFDGKIWSPDDGVRHAMELARSASKPIIIADTQDNPGAGGDSDTTGMLRALVRNKASAATGVIYDPVSAKAAHTAGVGATVTLSLGGKSGIPGDEPYRETFVVEKLSDGRFIAPGPYYGGREMEMGPSACLRIGDVRVVVSSHKAQLADQAMYRYVGIEPTAQKILVNKSSVHFRADFEPIAEKLMICAAPGAMPADTASLPWTRLRPGIRIKPNGPVFTPPSR from the coding sequence ATGACACGTATCGCCGTCGGCGGCTTCCTGCACGAGACCAATACCTTCGCCCCGACAAAGGCGACGTTCGCGGACTTCCAGCATGGCGGCGGCTGGCCGGCGATGACTGAAGGTGCCGACGTGCTGAAGGTGATGCGGCGCATCAATGTCGGTCTCGCCGGCTTCGTCGACAGCACTGAGGCCAATGGCTGGGAACTCGTTCCGACCATTGCCTGTGGCGCGAGCCCGTCGGCGCATGTCACCGAGGACGCCTTCGAGCGCATCGTCAAGGTGATGGTCGACGGCATCGCCGCCGCCGGCCCGATCGATGCTGTCTATCTCGATCTCCACGGCGCCATGGTGACCGAGCATCTCGAGGATGGTGAAGGCGAGATTCTGGCACGCATGCGCCGCGTCATCGGCAAGGATGTTCCGCTGGTCGCGAGCCTCGACCTGCACGCCAACGTCACGCCCGAGATGATCGAGCATGCCGACGCGCTGATCGCCTACCGCACTTATCCGCACGTCGACATGGCCGAGACCGGTCGGGCCGCGGCAAGGCATCTCGCGCTGCTGCTGAAGACGAAGCAGCGCTTCGCGAAGGCGTTCCGGCAACTGCCGTTCCTGATTCCGATCAGCTGGCAATGCACCAACGACTTTCCCACCAAGGACATCTACGAAAAGCTCGCCGCGCTGGAGAGCGATGCGGTGCCCACGCTGTCCTTCGCGCCCGGCTTCCCCGCCGCCGATTTCCGCGACTGCGGGCCGAGCGTGTTCGCCTATGGCAGGACGCAGGCCGACGCCGACTTTGCGGCGGAGACAATCGTCAAGCTAATCGAAAGCCACGAGTACGACTTCGACGGCAAGATCTGGTCGCCCGATGACGGCGTGCGCCACGCCATGGAACTTGCGAGGAGCGCCAGCAAGCCGATCATCATCGCCGACACCCAGGACAATCCCGGCGCCGGCGGCGATTCCGACACCACCGGCATGCTGCGCGCGCTGGTGCGCAACAAGGCCAGCGCCGCGACCGGCGTGATCTACGACCCTGTGTCAGCGAAAGCTGCGCATACAGCCGGCGTCGGCGCCACCGTTACGCTCTCGCTCGGCGGCAAGTCCGGCATTCCCGGCGACGAGCCCTATCGCGAGACGTTCGTCGTCGAAAAACTCTCCGACGGCCGCTTTATCGCACCCGGCCCCTATTATGGCGGCCGCGAGATGGAGATGGGCCCATCGGCGTGCCTTCGCATCGGCGACGTCCGCGTCGTCGTCTCCTCGCACAAGGCCCAGCTCGCCGATCAGGCGATGTACCGCTATGTCGGGATCGAGCCGACCGCGCAGAAGATTTTGGTCAACAAGAGCTCGGTGCATTTCCGCGCCGATTTCGAGCCGATCGCGGAAAAGCTGATGATCTGCGCCGCGCCCGGCGCGATGCCGGCCGACACCGCTTCGCTGCCCTGGACGCGCCTGCGTCCGGGCATCCGCATCAAGCCGAACGGCCCCGTTTTCACGCCCCCTTCACGCTAA
- a CDS encoding M20 aminoacylase family protein, translated as MPTIDRIDGYADELTAIRRDLHAHPEIGFEEVRTSGIVADKLKNWGIEVHRGLGGTGVIGVIKGKGSSGKRIGLRADMDALPMEENTNLKWSSKIPGRFHGCGHDGHTTMLLGTARYLAETRNFDGTVHLIFQPAEEGLGGARAMIKDGLFEKFPCDELYGLHNAPDLNYGEIAILPGPAMASADFFDLRITGYGAHGAMPERSKDAVVIATTLAQAIQTIVSRNVDPLQAAVVSITQIHAGSAYNVIPGDAHLCGTIRTFSKEVRTLISERIRTICAGIAATFQCEIDVDIRDTFGVLVNQVEQSKVVEEVARTVVDPAKVITRTQPKMGSEDFADMLETIPGAYFWVGHDGSVPVHNPGFVLDDKILPIGASMFARIIETRMPVG; from the coding sequence ATGCCCACCATTGATCGCATCGACGGCTATGCCGACGAACTCACCGCCATCCGCCGCGACCTCCACGCCCATCCCGAGATCGGCTTCGAGGAAGTGCGCACCTCCGGCATCGTCGCCGACAAGCTGAAGAACTGGGGCATCGAGGTGCATCGCGGTCTCGGCGGCACCGGCGTGATCGGTGTCATCAAGGGCAAAGGTTCGAGCGGCAAACGCATTGGGCTCCGCGCCGACATGGACGCGCTGCCGATGGAGGAGAATACCAATCTGAAATGGAGCTCGAAAATCCCCGGCCGCTTCCACGGCTGCGGCCATGACGGCCATACCACCATGCTGCTCGGCACCGCGCGCTACCTCGCCGAGACCAGGAATTTTGACGGCACCGTGCACCTGATCTTCCAGCCGGCCGAGGAAGGCCTCGGCGGCGCCCGCGCCATGATCAAGGACGGCCTGTTCGAAAAATTTCCGTGCGACGAGCTTTACGGCCTGCACAACGCGCCCGACCTCAACTACGGCGAGATCGCGATCCTGCCCGGCCCGGCAATGGCCAGCGCCGACTTCTTCGACCTTCGCATCACCGGCTATGGCGCGCATGGCGCGATGCCCGAACGCTCCAAGGACGCGGTCGTGATCGCGACCACGCTGGCGCAGGCGATCCAGACCATCGTCAGCCGCAACGTCGACCCGCTCCAGGCGGCGGTGGTGTCGATCACCCAGATCCATGCGGGCTCCGCCTACAACGTCATTCCCGGCGACGCACATCTCTGCGGCACCATCCGCACCTTCTCGAAGGAAGTCCGCACCCTGATCAGCGAACGCATCCGCACCATCTGCGCCGGCATTGCCGCGACGTTCCAGTGCGAAATCGACGTCGATATCCGCGACACCTTCGGCGTGCTGGTCAACCAGGTCGAGCAGTCCAAGGTGGTCGAAGAGGTCGCACGCACAGTCGTCGATCCGGCCAAGGTGATCACCCGCACCCAACCGAAGATGGGCAGCGAGGACTTTGCGGATATGCTGGAGACCATTCCCGGCGCTTATTTCTGGGTCGGCCATGACGGCTCGGTGCCCGTGCACAATCCGGGCTTCGTGCTCGACGACAAGATCCTGCCGATCGGCGCCAGCATGTTCGCGCGGATCATCGAGACGCGCATGCCGGTGGGTTAA
- a CDS encoding amidase, with translation MHKSIEEAVTSLHDLSAVDLIAGYRAKQFSPSEVLEDLLAHVAAWEPHLKALYAFDPDSAREAAKASTARWSGGEPAGALDGVPVTVKDNIATKGVPVPLGAASVKLVPAEKDAPPAARLREAGAIIFTKTTMPDYGMLSSGLSSFHALARNPWDLSKNPGGSSAGAGAAAAAGYGPLHLGTDIGGSVRLPAGWCGLVGLKPSFGRVPIDPTYVGRVAGPMTRTVDDCGLMMSVIAKPDRRDGMSLPAEPLNWKGLEKSPRKLRIGLMLDAGVGLPAEKPVHDVAVKAAKAFESAGAVVTEVDGILTREMLDGLDNFWRARMWDDLSKLAPADQAKVLPYIFKWGASGAKLSGVDVIRGFNQTMAIRAAASKLFCELDYVISPTAPNVNYPADWASPTNDPMRPFEHICYTVPWNMSENPAISINGGFDANGFPIGVQIVGRRFDDIGVLGMAKAFEGLRGAQRPWPKPPRS, from the coding sequence ATGCACAAGAGCATCGAAGAAGCGGTCACCTCGCTGCACGATCTGTCCGCGGTCGATCTGATCGCGGGCTATCGCGCCAAGCAGTTCTCGCCGAGCGAGGTGCTGGAGGATTTGCTCGCGCATGTCGCTGCGTGGGAGCCGCATCTGAAGGCACTCTATGCGTTCGATCCCGACAGCGCGCGCGAGGCCGCGAAGGCCTCGACCGCGCGCTGGTCCGGGGGTGAACCGGCCGGCGCGCTCGATGGCGTGCCTGTCACGGTGAAGGACAATATCGCGACCAAGGGCGTGCCGGTGCCGCTGGGGGCTGCGAGCGTCAAGCTCGTCCCGGCCGAGAAGGATGCTCCACCCGCGGCGCGCCTGCGCGAAGCCGGCGCGATCATCTTCACGAAGACCACCATGCCCGATTACGGCATGCTGTCCTCGGGGCTCTCCTCCTTCCACGCGCTCGCGCGCAATCCCTGGGATCTCTCCAAGAATCCCGGCGGCTCCAGCGCCGGTGCGGGCGCCGCTGCTGCGGCAGGCTACGGCCCGCTGCATCTCGGCACGGATATCGGCGGCTCGGTGCGCCTGCCCGCGGGCTGGTGCGGCCTCGTCGGGCTGAAGCCGAGCTTCGGCCGGGTGCCGATCGATCCCACCTATGTCGGCCGCGTCGCCGGCCCGATGACCCGCACGGTCGATGATTGCGGGCTGATGATGAGCGTGATCGCAAAGCCCGACCGGCGCGACGGCATGAGCCTGCCGGCCGAGCCGCTGAACTGGAAGGGGCTGGAAAAGTCCCCGCGCAAGCTGCGCATCGGCCTGATGCTCGATGCCGGCGTCGGCCTGCCCGCGGAAAAGCCGGTCCATGACGTCGCGGTGAAGGCTGCGAAGGCATTCGAGTCCGCCGGCGCCGTTGTCACCGAGGTCGACGGCATTCTCACGCGCGAGATGCTCGATGGCCTCGACAATTTCTGGCGCGCACGGATGTGGGACGATCTGTCGAAGCTGGCGCCGGCCGACCAGGCAAAGGTGCTGCCTTACATTTTCAAATGGGGCGCGTCCGGCGCAAAACTCTCCGGGGTCGACGTAATCCGCGGCTTCAACCAGACCATGGCGATCCGCGCAGCAGCATCAAAACTGTTTTGCGAGCTCGACTACGTCATTTCGCCGACCGCACCGAACGTGAACTATCCGGCGGACTGGGCCTCGCCGACCAACGATCCGATGCGGCCGTTCGAGCACATCTGCTATACCGTGCCGTGGAATATGTCGGAGAATCCCGCCATCTCCATCAACGGCGGCTTCGACGCCAACGGCTTTCCCATCGGCGTGCAGATCGTCGGCCGCCGCTTCGACGACATCGGCGTGCTCGGCATGGCCAAGGCCTTCGAAGGGCTGCGCGGGGCGCAACGGCCGTGGCCCAAGCCGCCGCGCAGCTAA
- a CDS encoding crotonase/enoyl-CoA hydratase family protein: MAYETIKYEVAEQILTITLNRPDKLNAFNAQMQKELIDAFDAADKDDNIRAIIVTGAGRGFCAGADLSSGADTFDRDARRGPVKRFADGKVDYSDPQVRDGGGQVTLRIFKCLKPVIAAVNGPAVGIGVTMQLAMDIRIASDAARFGFVFSQRGIVPEAASSWFLPRIVGISQALEWCYSGRVFPAQEALAGRLVSKVVPPDDLLPTARAIAKEFAAKTAPVSVALIRQMMWRMMGADDPMEAHKVDSRGIYARGRSDDVKEGVVSFLEKRPAQFKNKVSSDMPDYFPWWTEREYK; encoded by the coding sequence ATGGCGTATGAGACGATCAAATACGAGGTCGCCGAGCAGATTCTCACCATCACGCTGAACCGGCCCGACAAGCTCAACGCCTTCAACGCGCAGATGCAAAAAGAGCTGATCGACGCGTTCGATGCCGCCGACAAGGACGACAATATCCGCGCCATCATCGTCACCGGCGCCGGCCGTGGCTTTTGCGCAGGCGCCGATCTTTCCTCTGGCGCCGACACCTTTGACCGCGACGCGCGGCGTGGGCCGGTCAAGCGCTTTGCCGACGGCAAGGTCGATTACAGCGATCCGCAGGTCCGCGACGGCGGTGGCCAGGTGACCTTGCGCATTTTCAAATGCCTCAAGCCGGTGATTGCCGCGGTGAACGGCCCCGCCGTCGGCATCGGCGTCACCATGCAGCTTGCGATGGACATCCGTATCGCCTCGGATGCGGCGCGCTTCGGCTTCGTGTTCTCCCAGCGCGGCATCGTGCCGGAGGCGGCTTCGAGCTGGTTCCTGCCGCGCATCGTCGGCATCTCGCAGGCGCTGGAATGGTGCTATTCCGGCCGCGTCTTCCCGGCGCAGGAGGCGCTTGCGGGGCGTCTCGTCAGCAAGGTCGTGCCGCCGGATGATCTCCTGCCGACCGCGCGTGCGATCGCCAAGGAATTCGCGGCGAAGACGGCGCCGGTGTCGGTCGCGCTGATCCGCCAGATGATGTGGCGCATGATGGGCGCCGACGATCCGATGGAAGCCCACAAGGTCGACAGCCGCGGCATCTACGCCCGCGGCCGCTCAGACGATGTGAAGGAAGGCGTGGTGTCGTTCCTGGAGAAGCGGCCGGCGCAGTTCAAGAACAAGGTGTCGAGCGACATGCCGGATTATTTCCCGTGGTGGACGGAGCGGGAGTATAAGTGA
- a CDS encoding NADPH:quinone oxidoreductase family protein, with product MVRAVVCRALGPPETLRLEKFPSRALKPGEVRVAIRAAGLNFPDVLMAAGEYQLKPELPFTPGMEAAGDVTEVGAEARGIAVGDKVIVKMRHGAFADEVVVTPSQLTPMPSNFDYAEGATYLAGHGTAYHALIDRGRVEPGEVLLVHGAGGGVGLAAVEIGKMLGATVIATASSDEKLAIAKSRGADHLVRYDREPFRDAVKRITDGRGADVVFDPVGGEVFENSMRCIAWGARLLVIGFTGGIGSAKTNLLLIKGASVLGVRAGEAVRKNPALGEVRLKALLQWAVEGKLRPNISHRLPLEDFAKAMRLLLDRKAIGRVALMME from the coding sequence ATGGTAAGGGCCGTCGTCTGCCGCGCGCTCGGCCCGCCCGAGACCTTGCGGCTGGAGAAGTTTCCATCGCGCGCCCTTAAGCCCGGCGAGGTGCGCGTTGCGATCCGCGCCGCCGGGCTGAATTTTCCGGACGTGCTGATGGCGGCCGGCGAATATCAGCTCAAGCCGGAGCTGCCGTTTACGCCCGGCATGGAAGCCGCAGGCGATGTCACCGAGGTCGGTGCGGAGGCGAGGGGCATTGCCGTCGGTGACAAGGTCATCGTGAAAATGCGCCACGGCGCGTTCGCCGATGAGGTGGTGGTGACGCCGTCGCAGCTCACGCCGATGCCCTCCAACTTTGACTACGCCGAGGGCGCGACCTACCTCGCCGGACACGGCACCGCCTATCACGCGTTGATCGACCGCGGCCGAGTCGAACCCGGTGAGGTCCTGCTGGTGCATGGCGCCGGCGGCGGCGTCGGCCTTGCGGCGGTCGAGATCGGCAAGATGCTCGGCGCGACCGTGATCGCGACCGCCTCCAGTGACGAGAAGCTCGCGATTGCGAAATCGCGCGGTGCCGATCATCTCGTGCGCTACGACCGCGAGCCGTTTCGCGACGCGGTCAAGCGCATCACCGATGGACGCGGCGCTGACGTGGTGTTCGACCCCGTCGGCGGCGAGGTGTTCGAGAACTCGATGCGCTGTATCGCCTGGGGCGCGCGGCTGCTGGTGATCGGCTTCACCGGTGGCATCGGCTCGGCCAAGACCAATCTCTTGCTGATCAAGGGCGCCAGCGTGCTCGGCGTGCGCGCCGGCGAAGCCGTGCGGAAAAATCCGGCACTCGGCGAAGTGCGGCTGAAGGCGCTGCTGCAATGGGCGGTGGAGGGCAAGCTGCGCCCCAACATCTCGCACCGGCTGCCGCTGGAGGATTTTGCCAAGGCGATGCGGCTGCTGCTTGATCGCAAGGCGATTGGGCGCGTGGCGCTGATGATGGAGTGA